Proteins encoded by one window of Mesorhizobium sp. INR15:
- a CDS encoding IS4 family transposase, with product MSGDTGAGAAGWHDDEVISAGLPDKRLARRFHRLLDQVSAAPGQPVPAACGDWAATKAAYRFFDNPRVTEHGMLAGHFAATAMRCASSPGPILILQDTTEFIYSRAQPGKIGFTKTINAGRYKAGQPNVVTLCGILMHSSLAITLSGTPLGLTAAKFWTRTKFKGTWTLKRHVNPTRVPIETKESYRWLENLRQSMALVGTPERCVHVADRESDIYELFCLAQDLGTRFLVRVQTNRLAAVPAGTEPQDGAHRVFAQLSAAPWAGRHCVAIGQDETACVHVKFAAIETLPPVGKQKRYSPQPLTYIHALEIDPPVDRPPIDWKLVTNLPVGDFTTAIEKLEWYSLRWKAEVFHKVMKSGCRAEKARLETAERLAKFLALIAMVSWRIFFLTMSAREKPEAEPETALTPTEIATLDAINAARSKPRILRRTLATYLLQIAMLGGYLARNHDPPPGNMVVWRGVTRLNDIGFGISIGTRRRCG from the coding sequence ATGAGCGGGGACACGGGAGCCGGCGCTGCAGGCTGGCATGACGATGAAGTCATTTCTGCAGGGCTGCCGGACAAACGACTGGCGCGCCGGTTTCACCGTCTGCTTGATCAAGTGTCGGCGGCACCTGGCCAACCCGTCCCGGCCGCTTGCGGCGACTGGGCGGCGACAAAAGCGGCCTATCGTTTCTTCGATAACCCGCGCGTCACCGAGCATGGGATGCTGGCCGGCCATTTTGCCGCGACCGCCATGCGCTGCGCGTCGAGCCCAGGACCAATCCTCATCCTGCAGGATACTACCGAGTTCATCTACAGCCGCGCGCAGCCGGGCAAAATCGGCTTCACCAAGACCATCAACGCCGGGCGTTATAAGGCGGGTCAGCCCAACGTGGTGACCTTGTGCGGTATACTCATGCATTCCAGCCTGGCTATAACCCTTAGCGGCACGCCGCTCGGGCTGACAGCAGCGAAGTTCTGGACACGCACGAAGTTCAAGGGGACCTGGACGCTTAAGCGGCATGTGAACCCCACCCGCGTGCCGATTGAGACGAAGGAAAGCTATCGCTGGCTGGAGAACCTGCGCCAGTCGATGGCGCTCGTGGGCACGCCGGAACGCTGCGTGCATGTGGCCGACCGTGAGAGCGACATCTACGAGCTCTTTTGCCTGGCGCAGGATCTCGGCACGCGCTTTCTGGTGCGGGTGCAGACTAATCGGTTGGCCGCCGTGCCCGCTGGCACAGAGCCGCAGGATGGCGCGCATCGGGTCTTCGCCCAGCTCTCGGCTGCGCCTTGGGCGGGACGCCATTGCGTCGCGATCGGACAGGACGAGACTGCGTGCGTGCACGTGAAGTTCGCCGCCATCGAGACCTTGCCGCCCGTCGGCAAGCAGAAGCGATATAGTCCTCAGCCTCTCACCTACATCCACGCCCTTGAGATCGACCCACCGGTGGACCGGCCGCCGATCGACTGGAAGCTGGTGACCAATCTCCCGGTCGGAGATTTCACCACCGCTATCGAGAAGCTCGAATGGTATTCCCTGCGCTGGAAGGCCGAGGTGTTCCACAAGGTGATGAAGTCTGGCTGCCGCGCTGAAAAGGCGAGGCTTGAGACCGCCGAGCGGCTGGCAAAATTCCTTGCCCTCATCGCGATGGTCAGTTGGCGCATCTTCTTCCTCACCATGTCCGCACGAGAAAAGCCCGAGGCTGAACCGGAGACAGCCCTCACCCCAACCGAAATCGCGACGCTTGATGCCATCAACGCGGCGCGGAGCAAGCCGCGCATCCTGCGCAGGACCCTCGCCACCTATCTGCTCCAAATCGCCATGCTCGGCGGCTACCTCGCACGAAACCACGATCCGCCACCTGGAAACATGGTCGTTTGGCGAGGCGTGACGCGCCTCAATGACATCGGCTTCGGCATCTCAATCGGAACACGCCGACGATGTGGGTAA
- a CDS encoding DUF982 domain-containing protein, protein MLTFSSPVRVKSPRIGITREVNNVETAAEELLTWRSRSITWKAAIAACLAAKEGTGTAEEARAKFQIAAKAYGVLR, encoded by the coding sequence ATGCTAACGTTTTCATCACCCGTCCGGGTCAAGTCGCCGCGCATCGGCATCACCCGTGAAGTGAATAACGTTGAGACCGCCGCCGAGGAACTTCTGACCTGGAGATCCCGTAGCATAACGTGGAAAGCGGCTATTGCAGCTTGCCTCGCGGCAAAGGAAGGCACCGGAACGGCCGAGGAAGCCAGGGCTAAGTTCCAGATCGCAGCCAAAGCCTATGGGGTCCTGCGGTAA
- a CDS encoding IS110 family transposase — MNITVLGIDLGKTLCSLVGLDREGAVVLRRRMRRSSLAAFVEKQPRCIIGMGACCGAHHLARQFASLGHDVRLMPPEYVKPYVRSHKNDDRDAEAIAEAATRPTMRFVPIKSEEQLDVQTLHRARERLVGTRTALINQLRGVLFDRGIVIAKGRPKLNLWLRENVLDCTILTTRMQQLGHDMVDELHALDHRIKQLDQEFEALAKSDERASLLRSVPGIGALNATALGAAVGDVSAFAKGRDFAAWLGLVSRQITTGGKPRLTGISKRGSTYMRVLLIHGARAALPYLARMDTQLGAWLRALLQRAKRNVVVVALANKLARIAWAVMSKQRPYEAVKASNG, encoded by the coding sequence ATGAACATCACCGTACTCGGAATCGATCTCGGAAAGACGCTCTGCAGCCTGGTCGGCCTCGACCGCGAAGGAGCGGTCGTGTTGCGTCGTCGGATGCGCCGGTCGTCCCTTGCTGCATTCGTCGAAAAGCAACCGCGCTGCATCATTGGCATGGGGGCGTGCTGCGGGGCGCACCATCTCGCTCGTCAGTTTGCCTCGCTTGGACACGATGTCCGGCTGATGCCGCCAGAGTATGTGAAACCGTACGTGAGGTCGCACAAGAACGATGATCGCGATGCGGAGGCAATCGCCGAGGCGGCGACACGACCGACCATGCGCTTCGTGCCGATCAAGTCGGAAGAGCAACTCGATGTGCAAACTTTGCACCGTGCGCGCGAACGGCTGGTCGGCACCCGGACGGCCCTGATCAATCAACTGCGGGGTGTGTTGTTCGATCGCGGCATTGTCATCGCCAAGGGACGGCCAAAGCTGAACCTGTGGCTGCGCGAGAACGTGCTGGACTGCACGATCCTAACCACCAGGATGCAGCAGCTCGGTCATGACATGGTCGACGAACTGCACGCGCTCGATCATCGGATCAAGCAGCTCGACCAGGAGTTCGAAGCGCTCGCCAAAAGCGATGAACGAGCCAGTCTCCTGCGCAGTGTGCCAGGCATTGGGGCGCTCAACGCAACGGCGCTGGGAGCAGCGGTCGGCGACGTGTCGGCCTTTGCGAAGGGGCGTGACTTCGCCGCTTGGTTGGGGCTTGTTTCGCGTCAGATCACGACCGGCGGCAAGCCGCGCCTGACGGGGATCAGCAAGCGCGGGAGCACTTACATGCGCGTGCTGTTGATCCATGGCGCGCGAGCGGCATTGCCATATCTGGCGCGAATGGACACCCAGCTCGGCGCCTGGCTGCGGGCACTGCTACAGCGCGCCAAGCGCAATGTGGTGGTCGTTGCGCTTGCCAACAAGCTGGCCCGGATCGCCTGGGCCGTGATGTCAAAGCAACGCCCCTATGAAGCCGTAAAGGCCTCGAATGGGTAA